Part of the Vibrio sp. SCSIO 43137 genome, TTCTCTTGAAGGGCCTTTCTTCTTTGCCGCTGCCGACGCCTTTGAACACGCGTTACAAAACACGGCAACTCTACCTAGAGTACTCATTATTGATCTTAAAAGGGTTCCATTTATGGATATCACCGGATTGCAGTCACTTGAAGAAGTTATATACAACCTTCAACAGCAAGGGGTAGAGGTAAAACTGGCGGAGGAAAATGCCAGAGTGGCCCGCAAGCTAAACCGGGCCGGACTGAATGATCTAATAAGAGAGGAAAACCGCTTTGCCCATATTGGCGAAGCGGTTCGCTCTTGCTAAATTAACCACTAAGTTAATTACTAACTTTAGGGTTTTTAACCTGTTTCGGCATTCCGTATTCGATACCGTGCTTATCAAGGTAATCACGAATTAACTGCCGAACAACCTGAGAAGGTGTCACATCCTGAGATGCACATAGCTGCTCCAGAGCCTGCTTTTTGTTAGGGTCAATAAGAATCGTTAATCGTGCGCTTTTGCTTTCCATACCGTCCGCTTCTTAAACTGGTTACCAATTATGATAATTTAATTATCATAGCATGATATTCAAATTATCATCCATATTATCAAAAAAACAAGTAACTCATTATAATTGCATCTTCTCTGCCGTTCTCTGCCGGATAGTAGCCTGTTCTTCTGTCTACCTCATTGAAGCCGGCTGATTCATACAGGTTAACCGCACGGGTATTACTTTGTCTGACTTCCAGCCAGATACTATCTGCACGCTTCTGCTGGCAAAAATTAATAAACTCATCGAGTAACTTTCGGCCGAACCCTTTCCCCTGACACTCAGGTGCAATGGCAATATTCAGCAGCGTCACTTCTCCGACGATATTTTGCGCATAAAAATAGCCGGCTACGGACTCTCCTTGCAGCAGTACATGGTGGCAGGCTCCCCGGCTTTCAATATCATTTATCATGGACTGAGCCCAGGGATGAGAATGAACCGACTTTTCGATTTCCCACACAGCCTGAAGATGCTGTTCAGCTAAAGGACTAATTGTCAGAGTCATAAGAGCAGATCTGTTGCCAAAGTTGACGCCGCAGCTGATTATTTCCCTGAATATCAGTCAGCAACGGAGATTGAAGGACATTTAAACCACTGGTTTGTGATGCGCTACATCCGCAAAACCAGATCCATTTTAAATGATGTTTGCCCAGAAAAGGCATCTGAGCCGGAAACAGGTGCAGAGCGTGTTCCAGCTCCAGCCCCATACTCTTAACGACCTTTTCAAACATCTCCGCCAGCTCACCTTTCGGCTTCACCGGCGAGACCAGTAATAGTTTGCATTTTTCCGGCAGCACTATTGATTGGGCATGATAGCCTTCCAGACGCTCCGGATGGCTTAATTCCCAGCGGATAATTCCCATCTCACTAAGATAGGATTCTGCCAAATGTGTATTACTCAAAGCTGTGAAAATTCCTTACTGTACTCAATAAGTCCCTTTTTATCAGAACAGGCACCTTGCGCCAACTCAATCACCTGAAAACAGCCTTGCGGGACATCCCATTGGCAGGTCATATTGAATCGCTCTGCGTCCTGAAAGCCAAACCTGCCGTAAAAGTCAGGGTCACCCAAAACGACAGATACCGGATAGCCAAGTTCAAACAGAGAATCAAAACCCTCTTTTATCAATTTGCCTGCAATGCCTTTTCCTCGGAACGACTCCTTAACAGCAACAGGAGCAAGTCCCTGCCAGCCACAATCTTCACCATCAATAGTAACGGGAGTGAAAAGCAGGTAACCAATCACCTCACCTTCATCAGTGCAGGCAACCAGTGATAAGGTAAAACGGCTGTTTTCTCTTAGTGACATTACCAGTCTGGCTTCAGCGTCAGTCTCAAAGGCTGACTCCAGCAGGCTATTAATAGGCAGAATATCTGCCGGTGCTTCAGTTCTGATAAGCATTAGTGACTCCGCTCTCTACAGACTCAGGGTGAACCCCTTTATAAACAAAATCGGCCAACTGAGTCAGCAGAACATTAAGAGCTTTAGGCAGAGCATCTAAATCGACACTGTCCATCAGGTTTTTTACTTCCAGACCCAGCTCAGTATCTCCCTCAATGCTTAATCTGCGTTGAAAGAACAGAGTATCGGGATCTTCTTTACGTCCTGCGATTAATACCAAATCGTTCAGATTACCGGAAAAACTGACATCTTCTTTTTCTACTTTGTCTGACACCAGCAACTTTTCATCCTGATAACTGATGTACCAATTCAGGTTCATATCGGCAATGGAGACTCTCAGCCACTTGTCCTGCAAAAACTCAAAATCACCGTCCTCCAGCGCTTCATGAAATACCTGCTTAAGGCCTTCCAGTAAGGCTCGATTTTGAACAGACTGAGGCAATATTTGGACTGGAGATCTCAAAATTTGTGCTGCATTTTGCACTAGATGAATTCGAATCTTGTTTAACACACTGATTTTCCGTTACCTTGTTTTTTCATTCAGCCATAATAGTGGATATCGAATTATAATTCCTGTTATGTATCAAAAAACAACATCTATAACCCGGATGGCTTTCACAACCAAGTTATCAGGGTTATAGTAACAAGACTGTGCGCAAAATAATGACGACGTGCAGTTTGTTTCGTATTTAATCGGTAAAAAATTAATGCCAGCAAAGCAGTTACAACAATGGTTCTCAAAACTGACTGACGCCAGTCCGTTTCTCTTTGCCATTCTGGACAAGGAGCACAACTACAGCAGTGTGAACCAGAGGTACTGTGAAATTGCCGGATTAACCAAAGACGAGCTTGTGGGCATGAACGATGCTCAGGTGCTTGGCGATATGTTTTACGACTCCCTCAAGCCCTATTATGAGCGCGCATTTGGCGGCGAAACTGTCGAAGCCGAAATCACCCTTAATGACGATGCACACGAAACCAGCCTGCACTTCAGCGTCTCTCCTGTTTTAATCGATGACAAAATCGAGCATGTTACCTTCCATGCTATCGACACCTCTGAAAAACAGATCCTGACACGCTCACTGGAAGAGTCAGAAAGTAAGTTCGCCATTCTCAGCGATATGCTTCCCGATGGGCTGATTTTGGTTGAAAGTGACAATATTATTTCAGCGAACCCGTTGGCAGCACGCTTATTGGGCTTTAGCGATCAGGATAAACTTCTGGGCGAACAGATTAGCCGCTTGTTTATTGATGAGAACTCAAAAACCGTGTTTAACGGCTCACTGAGTAAAACACTGGAAAGTGGGCCGTTAACTTGTCTGACCGGAGCTCGTTGTGGTGTTGAGCGTAAGGTAAAACTGAGTGCCGATAAAGCCATGGTGTTAGGCACCGAATCGCAAATTATCATTATTGAAGATGCGGAAACAGAATCCGGTGACGCCTTTAGCGACAGCCATGACTCCCATTATGACTCTCTGACTAAGTTATATAACCGCTTAGGCTTTACCCGTCGTTTAGAGCACTTTATTGACAATAAAACCCCTCTGGTGATGCTCTATCTGGATATTGATAACTTCAAAAATATCAACGACTCCCTTGGCCACCATATCGGCGATAAAGTGATTAAAGAGGTTTCCGCCCGTCTGCAGAGGCTGCTTCCTGCTCAGGCCATTCTGGGGCATCTTGGCGGCGATGAGTTTGGTCTGATTCTGCCGGAGCCTGAACATGACAGAATAGCCGAGTCACTGGCAGAAAGAATTATCTCTCTGATCAATCAGCCTTTCGATCTGCACCACTTTAGTAAGCGCCTTGCCTGCTCAATAGGTTCTGTTGCCTACCCGGGAGACGGTAACGATGCAAGAGTATTGCTGCAGAACGCAGATACTGCCATGTATGAAGCGAAAGATCGCGGCCGTAACCGCCTGATTAAATATTACGATCAGATGAACAAAGAAGCGCGTATGCGACTCTGGCTTGAGATCGAGCTGCAAAAAGCGCTACAACAAAACGGCCTTGAGGTCTGGTATCAGCCTAAAGTAAATGCACGGGACTTTAGTATTAATGGTGCCGAGGCACTGGTGCGCTGGAAGCACCCTATCGAGGGGTATATTAGCCCGGGTGCCTTTATTCCTGTAGCTGAAAAGGCTGGTCTGATTGAACATCTTGGCCGCTCGGTAATGCGGGAGGTGTTTGCCACCGTTAAGCGCTGGAAAATTCAGGGTATTCTGCCGGGCAGGGTTGCAATTAACCTCTCCCCGGAACAGTTCGGTAACCCCAAACTTATCGACTATATGGAGAAGCTGCTGCGTACAACGGAACTGGACCCAAACTGCATCACTTTCGAACTAACAGAAAGTGCGGTAATGAGCGATAGTGAGCACACACTACAAATGCTGAATGCCATTAAGAAATTAGGCTTTGCCCTCTCTATTGATGACTTTGGCACCGGATACTCCTCTCTCTCTTATCTGGCCCGCTTCCCTATTGATGAGCTAAAAATTGACCGTGCCTTTATTACAGACATTGATAAATTACCTAAGCAAGTTACGGTAATTGAAAATATTATTAATCTTGGCCGCTCACTGGACCTCTCTGTGGTCGCTGAAGGCGTTGAAACAAGACAACAGGCAACTCTGCTATCCAACCTTAACTGTCACTCCATTCAGGGCTTCCACTTTCACCGCCCTCAGCCTAAGCATGAAATAGAAGAGCTACTGGCTCAGAACCGCCGACATAAAAACTAATCGACTATTTTTGCAGCATATCTTCAGTTTTCCCGGAAAGAGTCGGGTAAACCTGCCTTATATCAACTTTTCTGTTACTAATTATCAATAAAATGCCAACACTGAACGACTTTGAATAACATGGTTTGAGAATATGGAGCTTCTATGTCCGGCAGGTAACCTGCCTGCTCTCAAAACAGCAGTGGATTGTGGTGCCGATGCTGTCTATATCGGCTTTAAGGATGACACTAATGCCCGTCATTTCGCCGGATTAAACTTTACCGGTAAAAAACTTGAAAAGGCTGTCCAATATATACGTGACCACAACCGAAAGCTTCACGTTGCCCTCAATACATTTGCCCACCCCGATGGATTCGAACGCTGGACACGTGCAGTAGACAACGCCGCTGCTATAGGTGTTGATGCGCTTATCGTGGCCGATATTGCCATTCTTGAGTACGCCGCAAGCAAATACCCTGATCTGGAACTGCACCTATCAGTACAGGCTTCTGCCACAAACGTTGCGGCTATTGATTTCTACAAGCAGAATTTCAATGTCAAACGTGTAGTACTGCCAAGGGTACTCTCGATTCATCAGGTAAAGCAGCTCTCCCGCAATATTCCTCAGGATGTGGATCTGGAAGTATTTGCCTTTGGTAGCTTATGTATTATGGCTGAAGGCCGCTGTTACCTCTCTTCCTATATGACAGGTGAATCGCCTAACACTGTGGGCGCCTGCTCCCCGGCAAAATACGTTCGCTGGCAGGAGACAGAGGACGGCCTCGAATCCCGCCTGAATGATATTCTGATTGACCGCTATGCCGCCGGAGAAAATGCGGGGTACCCGACTCTGTGCAAAGGCCGCTTTGATGTAGAGATGAATGGCGAAAGCAAACGAATTCATGCCCTAGAAGAACCTACCAGCCTGAATACCCTCTCTCTGCTTCCGGAACTGTTCGCTGCTAATGTTGCTTCAGTTAAAATTGAAGGTCGCCAGCGTAGCCCGGCTTATGTGGAGCAAGTAACCAGAACATGGCGTGCGGCTATTGACCGCTATCAGGCTAACCCCGAAGGCTATCAGGTAGATGCCTGCTGGAACAGTGCACTGGCAAATGTGTCAGAAGGCACGCAAACAACGCTCGGTGCTTATCACCGT contains:
- the rimI gene encoding ribosomal protein S18-alanine N-acetyltransferase, giving the protein MTLTISPLAEQHLQAVWEIEKSVHSHPWAQSMINDIESRGACHHVLLQGESVAGYFYAQNIVGEVTLLNIAIAPECQGKGFGRKLLDEFINFCQQKRADSIWLEVRQSNTRAVNLYESAGFNEVDRRTGYYPAENGREDAIIMSYLFF
- a CDS encoding ribbon-helix-helix protein, CopG family; protein product: MESKSARLTILIDPNKKQALEQLCASQDVTPSQVVRQLIRDYLDKHGIEYGMPKQVKNPKVSN
- a CDS encoding DNA polymerase III subunit psi encodes the protein MSNTHLAESYLSEMGIIRWELSHPERLEGYHAQSIVLPEKCKLLLVSPVKPKGELAEMFEKVVKSMGLELEHALHLFPAQMPFLGKHHLKWIWFCGCSASQTSGLNVLQSPLLTDIQGNNQLRRQLWQQICSYDSDN
- the ubiT gene encoding ubiquinone anaerobic biosynthesis accessory factor UbiT, yielding MLNKIRIHLVQNAAQILRSPVQILPQSVQNRALLEGLKQVFHEALEDGDFEFLQDKWLRVSIADMNLNWYISYQDEKLLVSDKVEKEDVSFSGNLNDLVLIAGRKEDPDTLFFQRRLSIEGDTELGLEVKNLMDSVDLDALPKALNVLLTQLADFVYKGVHPESVESGVTNAYQN
- the ubiU gene encoding ubiquinone anaerobic biosynthesis protein UbiU yields the protein MELLCPAGNLPALKTAVDCGADAVYIGFKDDTNARHFAGLNFTGKKLEKAVQYIRDHNRKLHVALNTFAHPDGFERWTRAVDNAAAIGVDALIVADIAILEYAASKYPDLELHLSVQASATNVAAIDFYKQNFNVKRVVLPRVLSIHQVKQLSRNIPQDVDLEVFAFGSLCIMAEGRCYLSSYMTGESPNTVGACSPAKYVRWQETEDGLESRLNDILIDRYAAGENAGYPTLCKGRFDVEMNGESKRIHALEEPTSLNTLSLLPELFAANVASVKIEGRQRSPAYVEQVTRTWRAAIDRYQANPEGYQVDACWNSALANVSEGTQTTLGAYHRKWQ
- a CDS encoding GNAT family N-acetyltransferase yields the protein MLIRTEAPADILPINSLLESAFETDAEARLVMSLRENSRFTLSLVACTDEGEVIGYLLFTPVTIDGEDCGWQGLAPVAVKESFRGKGIAGKLIKEGFDSLFELGYPVSVVLGDPDFYGRFGFQDAERFNMTCQWDVPQGCFQVIELAQGACSDKKGLIEYSKEFSQL
- a CDS encoding sensor domain-containing protein — translated: MPAKQLQQWFSKLTDASPFLFAILDKEHNYSSVNQRYCEIAGLTKDELVGMNDAQVLGDMFYDSLKPYYERAFGGETVEAEITLNDDAHETSLHFSVSPVLIDDKIEHVTFHAIDTSEKQILTRSLEESESKFAILSDMLPDGLILVESDNIISANPLAARLLGFSDQDKLLGEQISRLFIDENSKTVFNGSLSKTLESGPLTCLTGARCGVERKVKLSADKAMVLGTESQIIIIEDAETESGDAFSDSHDSHYDSLTKLYNRLGFTRRLEHFIDNKTPLVMLYLDIDNFKNINDSLGHHIGDKVIKEVSARLQRLLPAQAILGHLGGDEFGLILPEPEHDRIAESLAERIISLINQPFDLHHFSKRLACSIGSVAYPGDGNDARVLLQNADTAMYEAKDRGRNRLIKYYDQMNKEARMRLWLEIELQKALQQNGLEVWYQPKVNARDFSINGAEALVRWKHPIEGYISPGAFIPVAEKAGLIEHLGRSVMREVFATVKRWKIQGILPGRVAINLSPEQFGNPKLIDYMEKLLRTTELDPNCITFELTESAVMSDSEHTLQMLNAIKKLGFALSIDDFGTGYSSLSYLARFPIDELKIDRAFITDIDKLPKQVTVIENIINLGRSLDLSVVAEGVETRQQATLLSNLNCHSIQGFHFHRPQPKHEIEELLAQNRRHKN